One region of Thermodesulfobacteriota bacterium genomic DNA includes:
- a CDS encoding HD-GYP domain-containing protein, translating to MSEKIFTSQEDLPTQRATDFVVRFFRVLKGTAIYERNNLVMEQYLQDCLPLINSVIQSEGYLSFKIVRENCFFNHAKVQMKAHLYPIFREFMNTLRKRWIGEISFDGTVKKEELGDFAYLLSGLEEQNEGNYLYVRRQLQHWGFGHIHVEKLEWFRDEEIYIDSEDQKRRSREVYFKSVHLVKEVMEGIKNQRVVNLRKAKRLMQNAVNIMLQDESTLLGLANIKNYDEYTFNHSVNVALYAIALGQRLGLPKKHLSHLGMAGLFHDIGKTRIPKEILNKEGKLTPEEWETIRTHPVVGAEIVMAMKEWGDLFTRMLSGAFEHHLRYDLNGYPKLTEKKRVSLFGRIITLADFFDALGRPRVYNRFPYVSEKILGLMMERRGKEFDPILVKVFVNLMGLFPLGTLVLLDTNEMGIVVKAQEDPELIDRPKVNLLYYQDGAYRKGKVIDLAERDEKTGQFKWTIIKTLDPNDYHINIAEFVI from the coding sequence ATGTCCGAAAAGATCTTCACGAGTCAGGAGGACCTTCCCACCCAGAGGGCGACGGATTTTGTCGTCCGGTTTTTCCGCGTTCTGAAGGGGACGGCCATCTACGAGCGGAACAATTTGGTGATGGAGCAGTACCTCCAGGATTGCCTTCCCCTGATCAACTCCGTGATCCAGTCCGAAGGATACCTTTCCTTCAAAATTGTCAGGGAGAACTGTTTCTTCAACCACGCCAAGGTCCAGATGAAGGCCCACCTCTACCCCATTTTCAGGGAGTTTATGAACACCCTGAGGAAGCGGTGGATCGGTGAGATCAGCTTCGACGGAACGGTCAAAAAGGAGGAGCTCGGGGATTTCGCCTACCTCCTGTCGGGATTGGAGGAGCAGAACGAGGGCAACTACCTCTATGTGAGAAGACAGTTGCAGCATTGGGGGTTCGGCCATATCCACGTGGAGAAATTGGAATGGTTCAGAGATGAGGAGATCTACATCGATTCCGAAGACCAGAAACGGCGATCCCGGGAGGTCTACTTCAAATCGGTCCATCTGGTCAAAGAGGTGATGGAGGGCATCAAGAACCAGAGGGTGGTCAACCTCCGCAAGGCCAAGCGCCTGATGCAGAATGCCGTCAACATCATGCTCCAGGACGAGTCTACCCTGTTGGGCCTGGCCAACATCAAAAATTATGACGAGTACACCTTCAACCATTCGGTCAACGTCGCCCTCTATGCGATCGCGCTCGGCCAGAGATTGGGCCTCCCCAAGAAGCATCTCTCCCACCTCGGCATGGCAGGTCTTTTCCACGACATCGGAAAGACACGGATCCCGAAAGAGATCCTCAACAAAGAAGGGAAGCTCACCCCTGAGGAATGGGAGACGATCCGGACCCACCCGGTCGTGGGGGCCGAGATCGTGATGGCGATGAAGGAGTGGGGCGACCTCTTCACCCGGATGTTGAGCGGGGCCTTCGAACACCATCTCCGGTACGATTTGAACGGATATCCCAAGTTGACGGAGAAAAAGAGGGTGAGCCTCTTCGGCCGGATCATCACCCTGGCCGACTTCTTCGATGCCCTGGGCAGGCCGAGGGTCTATAACCGGTTCCCCTATGTCTCGGAGAAGATCTTGGGCTTGATGATGGAGCGAAGGGGGAAGGAGTTCGATCCCATTTTGGTCAAGGTCTTCGTCAACCTGATGGGCCTCTTCCCTTTAGGGACGCTCGTCCTGCTCGATACGAACGAGATGGGCATCGTCGTCAAGGCTCAGGAAGACCCCGAGCTGATCGATCGGCCCAAGGTCAACCTCCTCTACTATCAGGATGGAGCGTATCGGAAGGGAAAGGTGATCGACCTCGCCGAAAGGGATGAGAAAACCGGGCAGTTTAAATGGACGATCATCAAGACCCTCGATCCCAACGACTACCATATCAACATCGCCGAATTCGTGATTTGA
- a CDS encoding HEAT repeat domain-containing protein, giving the protein MPEEIRPEKKPTDLAEEWVATEGIEADEELLLARDLVSFFLKTFKAIRFYPPDNPTIKGFKEQLSKKFQHFLGRYPTFVLQIDEYSLLFKERVLYENRDPKSSFAFLFYKDGLRELRFMKGLEEWEIEGLLEVIRTSDQINEMEDDLVTLLWERDFPHISYLATDEFLEETPILIPENGEQLRRGLVFKPLAYNVQVDLLDEEGQDLERLLAKSASALSLKDRVVYQLTPEEIERLQGEVTQELDPAFVFEGADILFEILNLEQDRGPYQQAAHLLMKNLDGLITLGEFNRASELLRRLYHMVKSYGLKDWQVEILHQFLEKAGDEERIERIGNLLEKEVPLRLEEVSEYLALLQQNAIKPLIHLLGRLKNSKARRMVCDALSEIGKNAIELFAPFIEDRRWYLVRNITYILGRIGKEKGLLHVQKAFNHEDVRVRREAVQALGLIGGPKAVSLLIKALTDKDARIRAMAALNLGKMGKNVGLAALLEVVQSKDFQKRDSAEIKAFLDAVGLVGSNEAIPVLQQMLERKSLFGLGLKDEIRLGVANTLAMIGTPEAKAVLERGMHSKEEAIRTACQQALRKLSSKEQTA; this is encoded by the coding sequence ATGCCCGAGGAGATTCGTCCGGAAAAGAAACCGACCGATCTGGCCGAGGAGTGGGTGGCGACCGAAGGGATCGAGGCAGACGAAGAGCTCCTTTTGGCCAGAGACCTAGTGAGCTTCTTCCTCAAGACCTTCAAGGCCATCCGGTTTTACCCGCCCGACAACCCTACGATCAAAGGATTCAAAGAGCAGCTCTCGAAAAAATTCCAGCATTTTTTAGGCCGCTATCCTACCTTCGTCCTCCAAATCGATGAGTATTCACTCCTCTTCAAAGAGAGAGTGCTTTACGAGAACCGGGATCCCAAATCGAGCTTTGCCTTTCTCTTCTATAAAGATGGGTTGAGAGAGCTGAGATTCATGAAAGGGCTCGAGGAATGGGAGATCGAAGGGTTGCTGGAGGTGATCCGGACCAGCGATCAGATCAACGAGATGGAGGACGATCTGGTCACCCTCCTGTGGGAGCGGGATTTCCCTCACATCAGCTACTTAGCCACCGACGAATTTCTTGAGGAGACGCCCATCCTGATTCCCGAAAACGGGGAACAACTGCGAAGGGGGCTCGTCTTTAAACCCCTGGCCTACAATGTCCAGGTCGACCTGCTGGACGAAGAGGGGCAGGATCTGGAGAGGCTTTTGGCCAAGAGCGCCAGCGCGCTTTCCTTAAAAGATCGGGTCGTCTATCAGCTCACCCCGGAGGAGATCGAGAGGCTGCAAGGCGAGGTGACCCAGGAGCTCGATCCGGCCTTTGTCTTTGAGGGGGCAGACATCCTTTTCGAGATCTTGAACCTCGAGCAGGACAGGGGACCCTATCAGCAGGCCGCCCATCTCTTAATGAAGAATTTGGACGGCCTGATCACCCTCGGGGAATTTAACCGGGCGAGTGAACTCTTGAGGCGCCTCTACCACATGGTGAAGAGCTACGGGCTGAAGGATTGGCAGGTGGAGATCCTCCACCAATTCCTCGAGAAGGCCGGGGACGAGGAAAGGATCGAGCGGATCGGAAATCTCCTCGAAAAGGAAGTCCCCCTCCGTTTGGAAGAGGTGAGCGAATACCTTGCCCTCCTTCAGCAGAATGCGATCAAACCCCTCATCCACCTCCTGGGGAGGCTGAAGAATTCGAAGGCCCGGCGAATGGTCTGCGATGCCCTCTCCGAGATCGGAAAGAATGCGATCGAGCTCTTTGCGCCCTTCATCGAGGATCGACGGTGGTATCTCGTCCGGAATATCACCTACATCCTGGGTCGGATCGGGAAGGAGAAGGGGCTGCTCCATGTCCAGAAGGCCTTCAATCACGAAGACGTCCGGGTCCGCAGGGAGGCCGTTCAGGCTCTGGGGCTGATCGGGGGCCCCAAGGCGGTCTCCCTTTTGATCAAGGCCCTCACGGACAAGGATGCCCGAATCCGGGCCATGGCCGCCCTCAATCTCGGAAAGATGGGGAAAAACGTCGGCCTTGCAGCCCTCCTCGAAGTCGTCCAGTCCAAAGATTTTCAGAAGAGGGATTCCGCCGAGATCAAGGCCTTCCTGGATGCGGTCGGGTTGGTAGGTTCCAATGAGGCGATTCCGGTCCTTCAGCAGATGCTGGAGCGGAAAAGCCTTTTTGGGCTTGGGCTCAAGGACGAGATCCGCCTCGGCGTGGCCAACACCCTGGCCATGATCGGGACGCCCGAGGCGAAGGCCGTCCTTGAGAGGGGGATGCATTCGAAAGAGGAGGCGATCCGGACAGCCTGCCAGCAGGCCCTGAGGAAGCTCTCCTCGAAGGAGCAGACGGCTTGA
- the rsmI gene encoding 16S rRNA (cytidine(1402)-2'-O)-methyltransferase: MAHSIEHREKGCLYVVSTPIGHLEDITLRALRVLKEVDLIAAEDTRRTLQLLNHYGIRTPLTSYFEGNEMKKRALILERLNRGERVALVSDAGTPGISDPGYRLIRLAVDHAIPVVAVPGPSALIAALSISGLPTDAFLFKGFLPHRPTRRRNVLKELEETRETLIFYESPHRLAETLKDIFEVLGDREIVLARELTKLFEEVLRGKVSEIRQRLAEKKVKGEVTLVVSGKVRRSPPKKRPSMPERPGEDHEDGEDLQPSDEH; encoded by the coding sequence ATGGCCCATTCGATCGAGCATCGCGAAAAAGGGTGCCTCTACGTCGTCTCCACGCCCATCGGCCATCTCGAGGACATCACCCTCAGGGCCCTCAGGGTTTTGAAAGAGGTCGATCTCATCGCCGCCGAGGATACCCGGAGGACCCTTCAGCTTCTCAACCACTATGGCATCCGAACCCCCCTCACCAGCTACTTCGAAGGAAACGAGATGAAAAAGCGGGCTCTCATCCTCGAAAGGCTGAACCGGGGAGAGCGGGTGGCCCTGGTCTCGGATGCGGGGACTCCGGGCATTTCCGACCCGGGCTACCGCCTCATCCGGCTGGCGGTAGACCACGCGATCCCGGTCGTCGCCGTGCCCGGGCCCTCCGCCCTGATCGCTGCCCTCAGCATCTCGGGCCTTCCCACCGATGCCTTCCTTTTCAAAGGCTTCCTTCCCCACCGACCCACGAGGAGGAGAAATGTTTTGAAAGAGCTGGAGGAGACGAGGGAGACCCTCATCTTTTACGAATCACCCCATCGTCTGGCCGAGACCCTGAAGGATATCTTCGAGGTCCTCGGCGACCGGGAGATCGTCCTGGCCCGGGAATTGACCAAACTGTTCGAGGAGGTCTTGAGGGGCAAGGTGAGCGAGATCAGGCAACGGCTTGCCGAAAAGAAGGTGAAGGGAGAGGTCACCCTCGTCGTCTCCGGCAAGGTCCGACGCAGTCCTCCCAAGAAACGGCCTTCAATGCCAGAACGGCCGGGTGAAGATCATGAGGACGGTGAAGATCTCCAGCCGTCCGACGAGCATTAA
- a CDS encoding ISNCY family transposase, protein MSQRQLSRWQIMGLVEEGKITLKEAREKIGVSYRQAKRIRRALRVKGVKGMIHGNTGRIPWNVTADSVRQRVLELSKQLYGDFNDMHFTEKLSEEHRIELSRETVRKLRRRAGIGPKRRRRVPGHRKRRERKAQEGAMVLWDGSPHPWLGSEQPACCLMAAMDDATGKLLAARFFPFEGSSGYLWLLREVVKRYGIPLVMYHDRHGSLHRNDSHWSLEEQLAGRQEPTQVGLALEALGIASIAALSPQAKGRIERLFGTLQDRLIAELGLQGIQSLEAANDFLKTFIPRFNRRFALPARDSEKAWRKVPKELDLDRWISFRYRSVVGNDNCVRIGGLILDLPPGPHRRSYAKAQVEVRQLLNGAWRVYYHDQLIGTHPSTELREPVRALKHSRRIKGASPDQWVYWASAPSEQGT, encoded by the coding sequence ATGAGTCAGAGGCAGTTGTCGAGGTGGCAGATTATGGGTTTGGTGGAGGAAGGCAAGATCACCTTGAAGGAGGCGAGAGAGAAGATAGGTGTGTCCTACCGGCAGGCCAAACGAATTCGAAGGGCGCTTCGAGTCAAGGGAGTCAAAGGGATGATCCATGGAAACACGGGGCGCATTCCATGGAATGTTACGGCGGATTCTGTCCGTCAGAGAGTGCTTGAGCTTTCCAAACAGCTCTACGGGGATTTTAATGACATGCATTTTACGGAGAAGCTTTCTGAGGAGCATCGGATTGAGCTGAGTCGAGAGACGGTGAGGAAGTTAAGGCGTCGGGCGGGGATCGGGCCCAAGCGGAGGCGCAGAGTGCCGGGGCACCGCAAGCGTCGGGAGCGAAAGGCGCAGGAGGGGGCGATGGTGCTTTGGGACGGGTCTCCCCATCCCTGGTTAGGTTCAGAGCAGCCTGCGTGTTGTTTGATGGCGGCCATGGATGATGCGACCGGCAAACTGCTGGCGGCGCGGTTTTTTCCTTTTGAAGGTTCCTCGGGATATTTATGGCTTCTTCGAGAGGTGGTGAAACGCTACGGGATTCCTTTGGTGATGTATCATGATCGTCATGGGTCCCTTCATCGAAACGACTCTCATTGGAGCTTGGAGGAGCAACTGGCTGGCCGTCAGGAGCCGACCCAGGTGGGCTTGGCGCTTGAGGCCTTGGGGATTGCTTCGATCGCAGCCCTCTCCCCGCAGGCTAAAGGACGAATTGAAAGGCTCTTTGGGACCTTGCAGGATCGCCTCATAGCTGAACTGGGCCTCCAAGGGATCCAGAGCTTGGAGGCAGCCAATGACTTTCTCAAAACCTTTATCCCCCGGTTTAATCGTCGCTTTGCCCTCCCTGCCCGAGACTCTGAGAAAGCCTGGCGCAAGGTGCCTAAAGAGCTTGATCTGGACCGATGGATTAGCTTCCGGTACCGCTCGGTCGTAGGCAATGACAACTGTGTTCGCATTGGAGGTTTGATCCTGGATCTGCCTCCCGGTCCCCACCGACGCTCCTATGCCAAGGCTCAAGTTGAAGTCAGACAACTCCTCAATGGGGCCTGGAGGGTCTATTACCACGACCAACTCATCGGCACACACCCTTCAACCGAGCTTCGAGAACCGGTTCGAGCCCTCAAACACAGTCGGCGCATCAAGGGAGCTTCTCCGGATCAATGGGTTTACTGGGCCTCTGCTCCGTCGGAGCAAGGGACTTGA